A genomic window from Streptomyces sp. HUAS YS2 includes:
- a CDS encoding ATP-dependent Clp protease ATP-binding subunit: MFERFTDRARRVVVLAQEEARMLNHNYIGTEHILLGLIHEGEGVAAKALESLGISLEAVRQQVEEIIGQGQQAPSGHIPFTPRAKKVLELSLREALQLGHNYIGTEHILLGLIREGEGVAAQVLVKLGADLNRVRQQVIQLLSGYQGKEAATAGGPAEGTPSTSLVLDQFGRNLTQAARESKLDPVIGREKEIERVMQVLSRRTKNNPVLIGEPGVGKTAVVEGLAQAIVKGEVPETLKDKHLYTLDLGALVAGSRYRGDFEERLKKVLKEIRTRGDIILFIDELHTLVGAGAAEGAIDAASILKPMLARGELQTIGATTLDEYRKYLEKDAALERRFQPIQVAEPSLPHTIEILKGLRDRYEAHHRVSITDEALVQAATLADRYISDRFLPDKAIDLIDEAGSRMRIRRMTAPPDLREFDEKIAGVRRDKESAIDSQDFEKAASLRDKEKQLLAAKTKREKEWKAGDMDVVAEVDGELIAEVLATATGIPVFKLTEEESSRLLRMEDELHKRVIGQKDAVIGLSRAIRRTRAGLKDPKRPGGSFIFAGPSGVGKTELSKALAEFLFGDEDAMISLDMSEFSEKHTVSRLFGSPPGYVGYEEGGQLTEKVRRKPFSVVLFDEVEKAHPDIFNSLLQILEDGRLTDSQGRVVDFKNTVIIMTTNLGTRDISKGFNLGFAAQGDTKSNYERMKAKVSDELKQHFRPEFLNRVDDIIVFPQLTQEDILQIVDLMISRVDERLKDRDMGIELSQSAKELLAKKGYDPVMGARPLRRTIQREVEDTLSEKILFGELRPGHIVVVDTEGEGEEKKFTFRGEEKSALPDVPPIEQATGGAGPNLSKEA; the protein is encoded by the coding sequence ATGTTCGAGAGGTTCACCGACCGCGCGCGGCGGGTTGTCGTCCTGGCTCAGGAAGAAGCCCGGATGCTCAACCACAACTACATCGGCACCGAGCACATCCTCCTGGGCCTTATCCACGAGGGTGAGGGTGTCGCCGCTAAGGCCCTGGAGAGCCTCGGGATTTCGCTCGAGGCGGTCCGCCAGCAGGTGGAGGAGATCATCGGTCAGGGCCAGCAGGCCCCGTCCGGGCACATTCCCTTCACCCCTCGCGCCAAGAAGGTCCTGGAGCTGTCGCTCCGCGAGGCCCTCCAGCTCGGCCACAACTACATCGGCACCGAGCACATCCTGCTCGGCCTGATCCGCGAGGGCGAGGGCGTCGCCGCCCAGGTGCTCGTGAAGCTGGGCGCCGATCTCAACCGGGTGCGGCAGCAGGTCATCCAGCTGCTCTCCGGCTACCAGGGCAAGGAAGCCGCCACCGCGGGCGGCCCTGCCGAGGGCACGCCCTCGACGTCCCTGGTCCTCGACCAGTTCGGCCGGAACCTCACCCAGGCGGCCCGCGAATCCAAGCTCGACCCGGTCATCGGGCGCGAGAAGGAGATCGAGCGGGTCATGCAGGTGCTGTCCCGCCGCACCAAGAACAACCCGGTTCTCATCGGCGAGCCCGGCGTCGGCAAGACCGCCGTCGTCGAGGGCCTGGCGCAGGCCATCGTCAAGGGCGAGGTGCCCGAGACCCTCAAGGACAAGCACCTCTACACCCTGGACCTCGGCGCGCTGGTCGCCGGCTCCCGCTACCGCGGTGACTTCGAGGAGCGCCTGAAGAAGGTCCTCAAGGAGATCCGCACCCGCGGCGACATCATCCTGTTCATCGACGAGCTCCACACCCTGGTGGGTGCGGGTGCCGCCGAGGGCGCGATCGACGCCGCCAGCATCCTCAAGCCGATGCTGGCCCGCGGTGAGCTCCAGACCATCGGTGCCACCACCCTCGACGAGTACCGCAAGTACCTGGAGAAGGACGCGGCCCTCGAGCGCCGCTTCCAGCCCATCCAGGTCGCCGAGCCGTCGCTGCCGCACACGATCGAGATCCTCAAGGGCCTGCGCGACCGGTACGAGGCCCACCACCGGGTCTCCATCACCGACGAGGCCCTCGTCCAGGCCGCGACGCTGGCCGACCGGTACATCTCGGACCGCTTCCTGCCGGACAAGGCGATCGACCTGATCGACGAGGCCGGCTCCCGGATGCGCATCCGCCGGATGACCGCGCCGCCGGACCTCCGCGAGTTCGACGAGAAGATCGCCGGCGTCCGCCGCGACAAGGAGTCCGCGATCGACTCGCAGGACTTCGAGAAGGCCGCCTCCCTGCGCGACAAGGAGAAGCAGCTCCTCGCCGCGAAGACCAAGCGGGAGAAGGAGTGGAAGGCCGGCGACATGGACGTCGTCGCCGAGGTCGACGGCGAGCTGATCGCCGAGGTCCTCGCGACCGCCACCGGCATCCCGGTCTTCAAGCTGACCGAGGAGGAGTCCAGCCGCCTGCTCCGCATGGAGGACGAGCTCCACAAGCGCGTCATCGGCCAGAAGGACGCCGTCATCGGCCTCTCGCGGGCCATCCGCCGTACCCGTGCGGGTCTGAAGGACCCGAAGCGTCCCGGTGGCTCGTTCATCTTCGCCGGCCCGTCCGGTGTCGGTAAGACCGAGCTGTCCAAGGCGCTCGCCGAATTCCTCTTCGGTGACGAGGACGCGATGATCTCCCTCGACATGTCGGAGTTCAGCGAGAAGCACACGGTTTCGCGTCTCTTCGGTTCGCCGCCCGGATACGTCGGCTACGAAGAGGGCGGCCAGCTCACCGAGAAGGTGCGCCGCAAGCCGTTCTCCGTCGTGCTCTTCGACGAGGTCGAGAAGGCCCACCCCGATATCTTCAATTCCCTTCTCCAGATCCTGGAGGACGGTCGCCTGACCGACTCCCAGGGCCGGGTCGTGGACTTCAAGAACACGGTCATCATCATGACGACCAACCTCGGGACCCGGGACATCTCGAAGGGCTTCAACCTCGGCTTCGCGGCCCAGGGCGACACGAAGTCCAACTACGAGCGGATGAAGGCGAAGGTCAGCGACGAGCTGAAGCAGCACTTCCGCCCGGAGTTCCTCAACCGTGTGGACGACATCATCGTCTTCCCGCAGCTGACGCAGGAGGACATCCTCCAGATCGTCGACCTGATGATCAGCCGCGTGGACGAGCGCCTGAAGGACCGGGACATGGGCATCGAGCTCTCCCAGTCCGCGAAGGAGCTCCTCGCGAAGAAGGGCTACGACCCCGTCATGGGCGCCCGGCCGCTGCGCCGGACGATCCAGCGCGAGGTCGAGGACACCCTCTCCGAGAAGATCCTCTTCGGCGAGCTGCGCCCCGGCCACATCGTGGTCGTGGACACCGAGGGCGAGGGCGAGGAGAAGAAGTTCACCTTCCGCGGCGAGGAGAAGTCGGCGCTGCCCGACGTCCCGCCGATCGAGCAGGCGACGGGCGGAGCAGGCCCGAACCTCTCGAAGGAGGCGTGA
- a CDS encoding SCO3374 family protein gives MALTVPLPRSPSEYGLARWYEHELGWPTADGPPLLLPTGIRFDVLELPAAAGHAVLRRVGATGPVALMGRRMRLLVAAGSAEELPGLLGWLEWGGIALDLAGLGPGGRMTAPVPPGWSGSDRPGAAVWLRPPVPGREVESSLPGLPVVGGDGDAPGLVRLVEAAATECHRLRLTRTAQPLAFS, from the coding sequence ATGGCGCTCACCGTCCCGCTCCCCCGCTCACCGTCCGAGTACGGCCTCGCGCGGTGGTACGAGCACGAGCTCGGCTGGCCGACCGCCGACGGGCCGCCGCTGCTGCTGCCGACCGGGATCCGGTTCGACGTGCTCGAGCTTCCCGCGGCGGCGGGACACGCGGTACTGCGGCGGGTGGGCGCCACCGGCCCCGTGGCCCTCATGGGGCGCAGGATGCGGCTGCTCGTGGCCGCGGGGAGCGCGGAGGAGCTGCCGGGGCTGCTCGGCTGGCTGGAGTGGGGCGGGATCGCCCTGGACCTCGCCGGCCTGGGGCCGGGCGGCCGGATGACCGCTCCCGTTCCCCCAGGATGGAGCGGTTCCGACCGGCCGGGCGCCGCGGTGTGGCTGCGGCCCCCCGTGCCCGGCCGCGAGGTCGAGTCGTCGTTGCCGGGGCTGCCGGTGGTAGGCGGCGATGGGGATGCCCCCGGTCTCGTACGACTGGTGGAGGCGGCGGCGACGGAATGCCACCGGCTCCGGCTGACGCGGACGGCTCAGCCGTTGGCCTTCTCGTAG
- a CDS encoding histone-like nucleoid-structuring protein Lsr2: MAQKVQVLLVDDLDGGEADETVTFALDGKTYEIDLTTANADKLRGLLEPYTKGGRRTGGRAATGRGKGRVAVGGNKDTAEIRAWAKANGFEVNDRGRVPASVREAYEKANG; this comes from the coding sequence GTGGCACAGAAGGTTCAGGTCCTTCTTGTCGACGACCTCGACGGTGGCGAGGCGGACGAGACGGTGACGTTCGCTCTGGACGGCAAGACCTACGAGATCGACCTCACCACCGCCAACGCGGACAAGCTCCGCGGCCTGCTCGAGCCGTACACCAAGGGCGGCCGCCGCACCGGTGGCCGTGCCGCCACCGGCCGTGGAAAGGGCCGTGTCGCGGTCGGCGGGAACAAGGACACCGCCGAAATTCGCGCCTGGGCCAAGGCGAACGGTTTCGAGGTCAACGACCGCGGCCGCGTCCCGGCCTCCGTGCGCGAGGCCTACGAGAAGGCCAACGGCTGA
- a CDS encoding amino-acid N-acetyltransferase produces the protein MSTSSASVSEAAAKAVTVRRARTSDVAAVRRLVDPFVRRGILLDKATVTLYEDIQEFWVAERDTDGVVVGCGALHVMWEDLAEVRTLAVDPDFRGARVGHQVLDKLLHTARWLGVRRVFCLTFEVEFFARHGFVEIGETPVDGDVYSELLRSYDEGVAEFLGLERVKPNTLGNSRMLLHL, from the coding sequence ATGTCGACGTCCTCCGCATCCGTCTCCGAAGCCGCGGCGAAAGCCGTCACCGTCCGCCGCGCCCGCACCTCCGATGTCGCCGCGGTCCGCCGGCTCGTCGACCCGTTCGTTCGCCGCGGCATCCTGCTCGACAAAGCGACGGTCACCCTTTACGAGGACATCCAGGAGTTCTGGGTCGCCGAACGCGACACCGACGGAGTCGTCGTCGGCTGCGGTGCTCTCCACGTGATGTGGGAAGACCTGGCGGAAGTGCGCACGCTCGCGGTCGACCCGGACTTCCGCGGCGCCCGGGTGGGACATCAGGTGCTGGACAAGTTGTTGCACACCGCCCGATGGCTCGGCGTCCGCCGGGTTTTCTGCCTCACCTTCGAAGTCGAGTTCTTCGCAAGGCACGGCTTCGTCGAGATCGGCGAGACGCCCGTCGACGGAGATGTCTACAGCGAGCTCCTGCGTTCCTATGACGAGGGCGTCGCGGAGTTCCTCGGTCTCGAACGAGTGAAGCCGAACACCTTGGGCAACAGTCGGATGCTTCTGCACCTGTGA
- a CDS encoding BlaI/MecI/CopY family transcriptional regulator has product MPRQLGELEDAVMTRVWQWNRPVTVREVLEDLQQERSIAYTTVMTVMDNLHQKGWVRREVDGRAYRYTAVSTRAAYSAALMNEAWAQSDNPAAALVAFFGMMSAEQREALDDAVRIVQRDTPNPPEGLSRSTAEGGEDTSEPGR; this is encoded by the coding sequence GTGCCCCGTCAATTGGGAGAGCTCGAAGACGCCGTCATGACACGCGTCTGGCAATGGAACCGCCCGGTGACCGTCCGGGAAGTCCTGGAGGATCTCCAGCAGGAACGGTCCATCGCCTACACCACCGTCATGACCGTAATGGACAATCTCCATCAGAAGGGCTGGGTACGCCGGGAAGTCGACGGCCGGGCCTATCGATATACCGCGGTCTCCACCCGGGCCGCGTACTCCGCAGCCCTCATGAACGAGGCTTGGGCGCAGAGCGACAACCCCGCCGCCGCCCTGGTCGCCTTCTTCGGCATGATGTCCGCCGAGCAGCGCGAAGCCCTCGACGACGCCGTCCGGATCGTCCAGCGGGACACCCCCAATCCGCCGGAAGGGCTCTCCCGGAGCACCGCGGAGGGTGGCGAGGACACCTCTGAGCCGGGGCGATAA
- a CDS encoding type III pantothenate kinase has product MLLTIDVGNTQTTLGLFDGEEVVEHWRISTDPRRTADELAVLLQGLMGMHPLLGEELGDGIEGIAICSTVPTVLHELREVTRRYYGDVPAVLVEPGVKTGVPILADNPKEVGADRIVNTVAAVELYGGPAIVVDFGTATTYDAITARGEYAGGAIAPGIEISVEALGVRGAQLRKIELARPRSVIGKNTVECMQSGIVFGFAGQVDGVVARMKRELAGSGDPADVTVIATGGLAPMVLGESTEIDAHEPWLTLIGLRLVYERNTARL; this is encoded by the coding sequence ATGCTGCTCACCATCGACGTCGGCAACACCCAGACCACTCTCGGCCTCTTCGACGGCGAAGAGGTCGTGGAGCACTGGAGGATCTCGACGGATCCGCGCCGCACTGCCGACGAGCTGGCGGTCCTTCTGCAGGGACTGATGGGCATGCATCCGCTGCTGGGCGAGGAACTGGGCGACGGCATCGAGGGCATCGCGATCTGCTCGACGGTGCCGACGGTGCTGCACGAGCTGCGTGAGGTGACGCGCCGGTACTACGGGGACGTCCCGGCGGTCCTGGTGGAGCCGGGCGTCAAGACGGGCGTCCCGATCCTCGCGGACAACCCGAAGGAGGTCGGCGCCGACCGCATCGTCAACACGGTCGCCGCGGTCGAGCTGTACGGGGGCCCGGCGATCGTCGTCGACTTCGGCACGGCGACGACGTACGACGCGATCACCGCGCGCGGCGAGTACGCGGGCGGCGCGATCGCGCCGGGCATTGAGATCTCGGTGGAGGCGCTGGGCGTCAGGGGCGCCCAGCTCCGCAAGATCGAGCTGGCCCGGCCGCGCAGTGTGATCGGCAAGAACACCGTCGAGTGCATGCAGTCGGGCATCGTCTTCGGCTTCGCCGGCCAGGTCGACGGCGTGGTGGCCCGGATGAAGCGCGAGCTGGCCGGTTCCGGCGACCCGGCGGACGTCACGGTGATCGCGACGGGCGGCCTGGCGCCGATGGTCCTGGGCGAGTCCACCGAGATCGACGCCCACGAGCCGTGGCTGACCCTGATCGGCCTCCGCCTGGTCTACGAGCGCAACACCGCGCGGCTCTGA
- the nadC gene encoding carboxylating nicotinate-nucleotide diphosphorylase: MSTPEEARPQPVDVPLIHINAPAESTGGCGDGCGCAEGDEVYECGLDPALAELLAEAGLDPIQVEDIAHLAIAEDLDGGVDVTTVATVPEDAVATADFTAREAGVVAGLRVAEAVLSIVCTDEFEVERHVEDGARVEAGQVLLSVTSRTRDLLTGERSALNILCRLSGIATATRRWADALEGTRARVRDTRKTTPGLRALEKYAVRCGGGVNHRMSLSDAALVKDNHVVAAGGVAQAFKAVREQFPEVPIEVEVDTMHQVREVLDAGADLILLDNFTPSETEEAVALVAGRAALESSGRLTLDNAAAYAATGVDYLAVGGLTHSSPILDIGLDLREASEAAV, encoded by the coding sequence GTGAGCACGCCCGAAGAAGCACGTCCGCAGCCCGTGGACGTGCCCCTGATCCACATCAACGCCCCGGCCGAGTCCACGGGCGGCTGCGGCGACGGCTGCGGCTGCGCGGAGGGCGACGAGGTGTACGAGTGCGGGCTCGACCCGGCCCTCGCCGAACTCCTCGCCGAGGCCGGCCTCGACCCGATCCAGGTCGAGGACATCGCCCACCTGGCGATCGCGGAGGACCTCGACGGCGGGGTGGACGTCACCACCGTCGCGACCGTCCCCGAGGACGCCGTCGCCACCGCGGACTTCACCGCCCGCGAGGCGGGCGTCGTGGCCGGCCTGCGGGTCGCCGAGGCGGTCCTGTCGATCGTCTGCACCGACGAGTTCGAGGTCGAGCGGCACGTCGAGGACGGCGCGCGGGTCGAGGCCGGGCAGGTCCTGCTCTCCGTCACCAGCCGCACCCGCGACCTGCTGACCGGCGAGCGCAGCGCGCTGAACATCCTGTGCCGGCTCTCCGGCATCGCCACCGCCACCCGCAGGTGGGCGGACGCCCTGGAGGGCACCAGGGCCCGGGTCCGCGACACCCGCAAGACGACGCCGGGCCTGCGCGCCCTGGAGAAGTACGCGGTGCGCTGCGGCGGCGGCGTCAACCACCGCATGTCCCTCTCGGACGCGGCGCTGGTCAAGGACAACCACGTGGTAGCCGCGGGCGGCGTCGCGCAGGCCTTCAAGGCCGTCCGCGAGCAGTTCCCGGAGGTCCCGATCGAGGTCGAGGTCGACACGATGCACCAGGTCCGCGAGGTCCTGGACGCGGGCGCCGACCTGATCCTGCTCGACAACTTCACCCCCTCCGAGACCGAGGAGGCCGTCGCCCTGGTCGCCGGCCGCGCGGCCCTGGAGTCCTCCGGCCGGCTGACGCTGGACAACGCGGCGGCGTACGCGGCGACCGGCGTCGACTACCTGGCGGTCGGCGGCCTCACGCACTCGTCGCCGATCCTGGACATCGGTCTCGACCTGCGCGAGGCCTCCGAGGCGGCCGTCTGA
- a CDS encoding L-aspartate oxidase, whose protein sequence is MTGSHETGIRADEPGIRLDAPAPGWAVEADVVVVGSGVAGLTAALRCSAAGLRTVVVTKARLDAGSTRWAQGGVAAALGEGDTPEQHLDDTLVAGAGVCDEPAVRTLVTEGPGAVRRLMATGAEFDRNADGEIALTREGGHHRNRIVHAGGDATGAEISRALVEAIRERGVRTVEHALVLDLLTDAAGRTAGVTLHVMGEGQHDGVGAVHAPAVVLATGGMGQVFSATTNPAVSTGDGVALALRAGAEVSDLEFVQFHPTVLFLGSDSQGQQPLVSEAVRGEGAHLVDADGVRFMVGQHELAELAPRDIVAKGITRRMLEQGARNMYLDARHFGADMWEHRFPTILAACRAHGIDPVTEPIPIAPAAHYASGGVRTDLHGRTTVPGLYACGEVACTGVHGANRLASNSLLEGLVFAERIADDIVASGPHREGVPAVHRVPTVMPLLEPSARAEIQRIMSGYAGVLRSEESLRKASAALEDLARDPVVRHPDLTAGPGTESWETTNLLHVSRALVTAALRREETRGCHWREDFPERDDEKWRRHLIVHMCGEELTLHPTATADFPPVTPDTTREPQS, encoded by the coding sequence GTGACCGGTAGCCATGAGACAGGCATACGGGCGGACGAGCCCGGCATCCGGCTGGACGCGCCCGCGCCCGGCTGGGCCGTCGAGGCCGACGTCGTGGTCGTCGGCTCCGGCGTCGCGGGCCTGACCGCCGCCCTGCGCTGCAGCGCCGCGGGGCTGCGCACGGTCGTGGTCACCAAGGCTCGCCTGGACGCCGGCTCGACCCGCTGGGCGCAGGGCGGCGTGGCCGCCGCGCTCGGCGAGGGCGACACCCCCGAGCAGCACCTCGACGACACCCTCGTCGCCGGTGCCGGGGTCTGCGACGAGCCGGCCGTACGCACCCTGGTCACCGAGGGCCCCGGCGCGGTCCGCCGTCTGATGGCCACCGGCGCCGAGTTCGACCGGAACGCCGACGGCGAGATCGCGCTGACCCGCGAGGGCGGCCACCACCGCAACCGGATCGTGCACGCCGGCGGCGACGCGACCGGCGCCGAGATCTCCCGCGCGCTGGTCGAGGCGATACGCGAGCGGGGCGTGCGCACCGTCGAGCACGCCCTGGTCCTGGACCTCCTCACGGACGCCGCCGGCCGCACTGCGGGCGTCACCCTGCACGTCATGGGGGAGGGCCAGCACGACGGCGTCGGCGCCGTCCACGCCCCGGCCGTGGTCCTCGCCACCGGCGGCATGGGCCAGGTCTTCTCCGCCACCACCAACCCGGCCGTCTCCACCGGCGACGGCGTCGCCCTCGCGCTGCGCGCCGGCGCCGAGGTCTCCGACCTGGAGTTCGTCCAGTTCCACCCGACCGTGCTGTTCCTCGGCTCGGACTCGCAGGGCCAGCAGCCGCTGGTCTCCGAGGCGGTACGCGGCGAGGGCGCCCATCTGGTCGACGCGGACGGCGTCCGCTTCATGGTCGGCCAGCACGAACTGGCCGAGCTCGCGCCCCGCGACATCGTCGCCAAGGGGATCACGCGCCGGATGCTGGAGCAGGGCGCGCGGAACATGTACCTCGACGCCCGGCACTTCGGCGCCGACATGTGGGAGCACCGTTTCCCGACGATCCTGGCCGCCTGCCGGGCGCACGGCATCGACCCGGTGACCGAGCCGATCCCGATCGCCCCCGCCGCCCACTACGCCTCCGGCGGCGTCCGCACCGACCTGCACGGCCGGACCACCGTGCCCGGCCTGTACGCGTGCGGCGAGGTCGCCTGCACGGGCGTGCATGGCGCGAACCGGCTGGCCTCGAACTCGCTCCTGGAGGGCCTGGTCTTCGCGGAGCGCATCGCCGACGACATCGTCGCGTCCGGGCCGCACCGCGAGGGCGTCCCGGCCGTGCACCGCGTCCCCACGGTGATGCCGCTGCTGGAGCCGTCGGCGCGCGCGGAGATCCAGCGGATCATGAGCGGGTACGCGGGTGTGCTGCGGTCCGAGGAGAGCCTCCGCAAGGCGTCGGCCGCCCTGGAGGACCTGGCGCGGGACCCGGTGGTGCGCCACCCCGACCTGACGGCCGGGCCCGGCACCGAGTCCTGGGAGACCACCAACCTCCTGCACGTCTCCCGCGCCCTGGTCACCGCCGCTCTCCGGCGCGAGGAGACCCGCGGCTGCCACTGGCGCGAGGACTTCCCCGAGCGCGACGACGAGAAGTGGCGCCGTCACCTGATCGTGCACATGTGCGGTGAAGAGCTCACCCTGCACCCCACCGCCACCGCAGACTTTCCGCCCGTAACCCCCGACACCACCAGGGAGCCGCAGTCGTGA
- the panC gene encoding pantoate--beta-alanine ligase encodes MSLAPVRTAAELRTQGSAGPRAVVMTMGALHDGHATLIRTARAHVGPEGHVTVTVFVNPLQFGAGEDLDRYPRTLDADLKIAQEAGADAVFAPSADEVYPGGEPQVRITAGPMGERLEGASRPGHFDGMLTVVAKLLHLTRPDVAFFGQKDAQQLALIRRMVRDLNFPVEIVGVPTVREADGLALSSRNRYLSPDERRTALALSRALFAARDRLGAQHALRARAASLPASASETRAEALSQIGEARAAADVHAVAQAGEGGGADAVRAAARGVLDEAGSAHPPLTLDYLALVDPADFTDVADDHDGDAILAVAARVGSTRLIDNLPLNFGAAQ; translated from the coding sequence ATGAGCCTCGCCCCGGTCCGCACGGCCGCCGAGCTGCGCACCCAGGGGTCGGCCGGCCCCCGCGCCGTCGTCATGACCATGGGCGCCCTGCACGACGGCCACGCCACGCTGATCCGCACCGCCCGGGCGCACGTCGGCCCCGAGGGTCACGTCACCGTCACCGTCTTCGTCAACCCGCTGCAGTTCGGCGCGGGCGAGGACCTCGACCGCTACCCGCGCACCCTCGACGCCGACCTGAAGATCGCCCAGGAGGCCGGTGCGGACGCCGTGTTCGCCCCGTCCGCCGACGAGGTCTACCCGGGCGGCGAGCCGCAGGTCCGGATCACCGCGGGCCCGATGGGCGAGCGGCTCGAAGGCGCCTCCCGCCCCGGCCACTTCGACGGCATGCTCACCGTCGTCGCCAAGCTGCTCCACCTCACCCGTCCGGACGTGGCGTTCTTCGGCCAGAAGGACGCCCAGCAGCTCGCCCTGATCCGCCGGATGGTCCGCGACCTGAACTTCCCGGTCGAGATCGTCGGCGTGCCGACGGTCCGCGAGGCCGACGGGCTGGCCCTGTCCAGCCGCAACCGCTACCTCTCGCCCGACGAGCGGCGCACCGCGCTCGCCCTGTCGCGGGCGCTGTTCGCCGCCCGCGACCGGCTCGGCGCCCAGCACGCGCTGCGCGCCCGGGCCGCCTCGCTGCCGGCCTCCGCCTCCGAGACCCGCGCCGAGGCGCTGTCGCAGATCGGCGAGGCCCGCGCCGCCGCCGACGTGCACGCCGTCGCGCAGGCCGGCGAGGGCGGCGGCGCCGACGCCGTACGGGCCGCGGCCCGCGGCGTCCTGGACGAGGCCGGCTCGGCGCACCCGCCGCTGACCCTGGACTACCTCGCCCTCGTCGATCCGGCCGACTTCACCGATGTCGCCGACGACCACGACGGCGACGCGATCCTCGCCGTCGCCGCGCGGGTGGGGTCCACGCGGCTCATCGACAATCTCCCCCTGAACTTCGGAGCCGCCCAGTGA
- a CDS encoding Rossmann-like and DUF2520 domain-containing protein, whose product MNAPPESRAEDRPARLTVGVVGAGRVGPALAASLQLAGHRPVAASGVSDASRRRAAALLPDVPLVPPAEVLARAELVLLTVPDDALPGLVEGLADTGAVRPGQLIVHTSGRYGVQVLDPARRAGALPLALHPAMTFTGTPVDVQRLAGCSFGVTAPEELRLAAEALVIEMGGEPEWIAEANRPLYHAALALGANHLVTLVAQSMELLRTAGVAAPDRMLGPLLGAALDNALRSGDAALTGPVARGDAGTVAAHVAELRKHAPGTVAGYLAMARTTADRALAHGLLKPELAEDLLGVLAERPATSQGDDR is encoded by the coding sequence GTGAACGCACCACCAGAGTCCCGAGCCGAGGACCGCCCCGCCCGTCTCACCGTCGGCGTCGTCGGCGCCGGCCGGGTCGGACCGGCGCTCGCCGCCTCGCTCCAGCTCGCGGGCCACCGTCCGGTCGCCGCCTCGGGGGTCTCCGACGCGTCCCGCCGCCGCGCCGCGGCCCTGCTGCCCGACGTGCCGCTGGTGCCGCCCGCCGAGGTGCTGGCCCGCGCCGAGCTGGTCCTGCTGACCGTCCCCGACGACGCCCTGCCGGGGCTCGTCGAGGGACTCGCGGACACCGGCGCCGTACGGCCCGGGCAGCTCATCGTGCACACCTCCGGGCGGTACGGGGTCCAGGTCCTCGACCCCGCCCGGCGGGCCGGCGCGCTCCCGCTCGCCCTGCACCCCGCCATGACGTTCACCGGCACCCCCGTCGACGTGCAGCGGCTGGCCGGCTGCTCCTTCGGCGTGACCGCCCCCGAGGAGCTGCGGCTGGCCGCCGAGGCCCTGGTCATCGAGATGGGCGGCGAGCCCGAGTGGATCGCCGAGGCGAACCGGCCGCTCTACCACGCGGCCCTCGCCCTCGGCGCGAACCACCTGGTCACCCTGGTGGCCCAGTCGATGGAGCTGCTCCGCACCGCCGGGGTCGCCGCCCCGGACCGCATGCTCGGCCCGCTGCTCGGCGCCGCCCTCGACAACGCCCTGCGGTCCGGGGACGCGGCGCTGACCGGCCCGGTCGCCCGCGGCGACGCCGGCACGGTCGCCGCGCACGTCGCCGAGCTGCGCAAGCACGCCCCCGGCACGGTCGCCGGCTACCTGGCGATGGCCCGCACCACCGCCGACCGGGCCCTCGCGCACGGCCTGCTCAAGCCCGAGCTCGCCGAGGACCTGCTGGGGGTCCTGGCCGAGCGCCCCGCCACCTCCCAGGGAGACGACCGATGA